One Curtobacterium herbarum genomic window carries:
- a CDS encoding MFS transporter, with amino-acid sequence MTAQTPNPSGPHGMTTGRTLLFAVGGGAAVGNLYWAQPLLDEIAADLHASSSLAGLLVTVTQVGYALGILLVVPLGDVLDRRRLVPGVLVASAVALLLASVAPAFGVLLGALGLVGLTTVAGQLLTPLAGDLADPTARGRVVGTVASGMLTGILVSRTVSGLVAQVAGWRAIYVVAAVAALVLAVLLRRAIPHLERRDRVPYPRLIGSVFRAVAEHRAVRVTLLLGASAFAVFTMFWTALTFLLSAAPFGYSPAAIGLVGLVGLAGAVAAQRVGRLHDRGLSVPVTGAALALGLVSLVVAGLGARSIVVVLVAVLLLDIGVQAANVLNQTRLFAIDPAARSRLNTAFVTGNFIGGAVGSALASVLWGLGGWTAVTIGGAVLFGFALTVWAVHRRGALALPSGGGGTAEHGRAGRR; translated from the coding sequence GTGACAGCGCAGACCCCGAACCCGTCCGGACCGCACGGCATGACGACCGGTCGCACCCTCCTGTTCGCCGTCGGGGGTGGCGCCGCGGTCGGGAACCTGTACTGGGCGCAGCCGTTGCTCGACGAGATCGCCGCGGACCTGCACGCCTCGTCGTCGCTGGCCGGGTTGCTCGTCACCGTGACGCAGGTCGGGTACGCGCTGGGGATCCTCCTGGTCGTCCCCCTCGGCGACGTCCTGGACCGTCGGCGTCTCGTCCCCGGGGTGCTCGTCGCGTCGGCGGTCGCGCTGCTGCTCGCCTCGGTCGCACCCGCGTTCGGCGTGCTGCTCGGTGCCCTCGGCCTGGTCGGGCTGACGACCGTCGCCGGGCAGCTCCTCACCCCGCTCGCCGGTGACCTGGCGGACCCGACCGCCCGAGGTCGGGTGGTCGGCACCGTGGCGTCCGGCATGCTCACCGGCATCCTCGTGTCGCGGACGGTCAGCGGGCTGGTCGCCCAGGTGGCCGGCTGGCGCGCGATCTACGTCGTCGCCGCGGTCGCCGCCCTCGTGCTCGCGGTCCTGCTGCGCCGGGCGATCCCGCACCTGGAACGGCGCGACCGGGTGCCGTACCCGCGGCTCATCGGGTCGGTGTTCCGAGCGGTGGCGGAGCACCGGGCCGTGCGGGTGACCCTGCTGCTCGGCGCGTCGGCGTTCGCGGTCTTCACCATGTTCTGGACGGCGCTGACGTTCCTGCTGAGTGCTGCACCGTTCGGGTACTCGCCGGCCGCGATCGGGCTGGTCGGTCTGGTGGGGCTCGCCGGTGCCGTCGCCGCCCAGCGCGTCGGCCGCCTGCACGACCGGGGACTGTCGGTGCCGGTGACGGGGGCGGCGCTCGCCCTCGGGCTGGTGTCGCTGGTCGTCGCCGGGCTCGGAGCACGGTCGATCGTGGTCGTCCTGGTCGCGGTCCTCCTGCTCGACATCGGGGTGCAGGCCGCGAACGTGCTCAACCAGACCCGGCTCTTCGCGATCGACCCGGCTGCGCGGAGTCGGCTCAACACGGCGTTCGTGACGGGGAACTTCATCGGAGGTGCGGTCGGTTCCGCGCTGGCGTCGGTCCTCTGGGGACTCGGCGGCTGGACGGCGGTCACGATCGGCGGGGCCGTCCTGTTCGGGTTCGCGCTCACGGTGTGGGCGGTCCACCGTCGCGGGGCGCTCGCGCTGCCGAGCGGCGGCGGCGGCACGGCCGAGCACGGGCGCGCCGGTCGGCGCTGA